From one Acidibrevibacterium fodinaquatile genomic stretch:
- a CDS encoding Zn-ribbon domain-containing OB-fold protein: MSTRRKIPAPEANPETAAYWQAAASGKLVIRECSHCGKLHHYPRALCPFCFKPATGWREVSGRGKIYAYSVMRRAETPYAIAYVTLEEGVTMLTNLIDCDFDGLRIGQAVTLVFQDSEGGPPVPMFSPA, encoded by the coding sequence ATGAGCACACGACGCAAAATTCCCGCGCCTGAAGCGAATCCAGAGACCGCGGCCTATTGGCAGGCGGCGGCCTCGGGAAAGCTCGTCATCCGCGAATGCAGCCATTGCGGCAAGCTGCATCATTATCCGCGCGCACTCTGCCCATTCTGCTTCAAGCCGGCGACCGGCTGGCGGGAGGTTTCGGGACGCGGCAAAATCTATGCCTACAGCGTGATGCGTCGCGCCGAAACCCCCTACGCCATCGCCTATGTCACCCTCGAGGAAGGCGTCACCATGCTCACCAACCTGATCGATTGCGATTTCGACGGCTTGCGGATCGGCCAGGCGGTGACGCTGGTGTTTCAGGACAGCGAAGGCGGCCCGCCGGTGCCGATGTTCAGCCCCGCATGA
- the guaA gene encoding glutamine-hydrolyzing GMP synthase, which yields MSERRAVQPISPASDRILILDFGSQVTQLIARRVRESGVYCEIWPYNADPARIAAFGARGFILSGGPASVTEGAAPRAPDIVFSAGVPVLGICYGEQTMCAQLGGAVAGSDHREFGRAFVDVVGDCALFAGVWQRGGREQVWMSHGDRVVRLPPGFRAVATSEGAPFAAIADDERRFYGVQFHPEVVHTPHGAALLRNFTHAVAGCRGTWTMAGFRDQTIDRLRAEIGAARVICGLSGGVDSAVAAALIHAAIGDQLTCIFVDHGLLRAGEAEAVVRTFRDRLAIPLVDRDASALFLAALEGVEDPERKRKTIGRLFIDVFEEEASKLGGAEYLAQGTLYPDVIESVSFIGGPSVTIKSHHNVGGLPERMRLKLVEPLRELFKDEVRALGRELGLPDEIIGRHPFPGPGLAIRIPGAISAEKLAILRQADAIFLEEIRAAGLYEAIWQAFAVLLPVRSVGVMGDGRSYDFACALRAVTSTDGMTADVYPFDPAFLSRVAGRIVGEVRGINRVTYDITSKPPGTIEWE from the coding sequence GTGAGCGAAAGGCGCGCTGTGCAGCCCATTTCCCCCGCCTCCGACCGGATTTTGATCCTCGATTTCGGCAGCCAGGTGACGCAACTCATCGCGCGGCGGGTGCGCGAAAGCGGCGTCTACTGCGAAATCTGGCCTTATAACGCGGACCCGGCGCGAATCGCCGCCTTCGGCGCGCGCGGTTTTATCCTCTCCGGTGGCCCGGCGAGCGTCACCGAGGGGGCGGCGCCGCGGGCGCCAGACATCGTCTTCAGCGCCGGCGTGCCGGTGCTCGGGATTTGCTATGGCGAACAGACGATGTGCGCCCAACTCGGCGGCGCGGTCGCCGGGAGTGACCATCGCGAATTCGGCCGCGCCTTCGTCGATGTCGTCGGCGATTGTGCGCTTTTCGCCGGGGTCTGGCAGCGCGGCGGGCGCGAGCAGGTGTGGATGAGCCACGGCGACCGCGTGGTGCGTCTGCCGCCCGGCTTTCGCGCCGTTGCGACCAGCGAAGGGGCTCCCTTTGCCGCCATCGCCGACGACGAGCGCCGCTTTTACGGCGTGCAGTTCCACCCCGAAGTCGTCCATACGCCGCATGGCGCGGCTCTCCTCAGAAACTTCACCCACGCCGTCGCCGGCTGCCGTGGCACGTGGACGATGGCCGGGTTCCGCGATCAGACGATCGACCGGTTGCGCGCCGAGATCGGCGCCGCGCGGGTGATCTGCGGCCTCTCGGGCGGGGTCGATTCGGCGGTCGCAGCGGCTCTCATCCATGCCGCGATCGGCGATCAATTGACCTGCATCTTCGTCGATCATGGCCTGCTCCGCGCTGGCGAGGCGGAGGCAGTGGTGCGGACCTTCCGCGACCGCCTCGCGATCCCGCTCGTCGATCGCGACGCCTCGGCGCTGTTCCTCGCCGCCCTCGAGGGCGTCGAAGACCCCGAACGGAAGCGCAAAACCATCGGCCGCCTATTCATCGACGTGTTCGAGGAGGAGGCAAGCAAACTCGGCGGCGCCGAATATCTCGCGCAAGGGACGCTCTATCCCGACGTCATCGAGAGCGTGAGCTTCATCGGCGGCCCCAGCGTCACCATCAAATCGCACCATAATGTCGGCGGCCTGCCGGAGCGGATGCGGCTCAAGCTGGTTGAACCGCTTAGGGAATTGTTCAAGGACGAGGTGCGCGCACTCGGGCGCGAGCTTGGCTTGCCAGATGAGATCATCGGCCGCCACCCCTTCCCCGGCCCAGGCCTCGCGATCCGCATCCCCGGCGCCATCAGCGCCGAAAAACTCGCGATCCTGCGCCAGGCCGACGCCATATTCCTCGAGGAAATCCGCGCCGCCGGCCTTTATGAGGCGATCTGGCAGGCCTTCGCGGTGCTGCTCCCGGTGCGCAGCGTCGGCGTCATGGGGGATGGAAGATCCTATGATTTCGCCTGCGCCCTCCGCGCCGTGACCTCGACCGATGGCATGACCGCCGATGTCTATCCCTTCGATCCCGCCTTTCTCTCGCGCGTCGCCGGGCGCATCGTCGGCGAGGTGCGCGGCATCAACCGCGTCACCTACGACATCACCAGCAAACCCCCCGGCACGATCGAGTGGGAGTGA
- a CDS encoding thiolase domain-containing protein: MSIKGKAYIVGAYEHPTRKAPDKSLAQLHAEVALGALADAGLGKEDVDGYFCAGDAPGMGPLSMVDYLNLRVRHVDSTDTGGSSYLIHVAHAAEAIALGKCRVALITLAGRPRSEGMATGTAPRAGNPTIPEIQFEYPYAPTVANMYAMCAMRHMYQFGTTSEQLAWIKVAASHHAQHNPHALLREVVTVEEVLASPMIADPLHRLDCCVITDGGGALIVAHPDVAKSLKRPRVKILGVGEAVKGQFGGEVDLTFSGAAWSGPRAFAEAGVKPRDIQYASIYDSFTITVLMQIEDLGFCEKGSGGRFVADGNLISGVGKLPFNTDGGGLCNNHPANRGGMTKVIEAVRQLRGEAHPAVQVKDCALALAHGTGGSLGLRHGSATLILERE, encoded by the coding sequence GTGAGCATTAAAGGCAAGGCCTATATCGTCGGTGCCTATGAACATCCGACGCGCAAAGCACCCGATAAATCCCTGGCCCAGCTTCACGCCGAAGTGGCGCTCGGCGCGCTCGCCGATGCCGGGCTCGGCAAGGAGGACGTGGACGGGTATTTTTGCGCCGGCGACGCCCCTGGCATGGGGCCGCTCTCGATGGTCGATTATCTCAATCTTCGTGTCCGCCATGTCGATTCGACCGATACCGGCGGCTCCTCCTATCTCATCCATGTCGCCCACGCCGCCGAGGCGATCGCGCTCGGGAAATGTCGGGTGGCGCTGATCACGCTCGCCGGGCGGCCGCGGAGCGAAGGCATGGCGACCGGCACCGCGCCGCGCGCCGGCAACCCCACTATCCCGGAAATCCAATTCGAATACCCGTATGCGCCGACGGTTGCGAACATGTATGCGATGTGCGCGATGCGGCACATGTATCAGTTCGGCACCACCAGCGAGCAGCTCGCCTGGATCAAGGTCGCCGCCTCCCATCACGCCCAGCACAACCCGCACGCGCTCTTGCGCGAGGTGGTGACGGTCGAGGAGGTGCTCGCCTCGCCAATGATCGCCGATCCGCTGCATCGGCTCGATTGCTGCGTCATCACCGATGGCGGCGGGGCGCTGATCGTCGCCCATCCCGATGTCGCGAAAAGCCTGAAGCGGCCGCGGGTGAAGATTCTCGGCGTCGGCGAGGCGGTGAAGGGGCAGTTCGGCGGCGAGGTCGATCTCACCTTCTCCGGCGCCGCCTGGTCGGGTCCACGCGCCTTCGCCGAGGCCGGGGTCAAACCTCGCGACATCCAATATGCCTCGATTTATGATAGCTTTACCATCACCGTCCTCATGCAGATCGAGGATCTCGGCTTTTGCGAGAAGGGGAGCGGCGGGCGCTTCGTTGCCGACGGCAATCTGATTTCGGGGGTCGGGAAATTGCCGTTCAACACCGATGGCGGCGGGCTTTGCAACAACCATCCCGCCAATCGCGGCGGCATGACCAAGGTGATCGAAGCGGTGCGGCAATTGCGTGGCGAGGCGCATCCGGCGGTGCAGGTGAAGGATTGTGCCCTGGCGCTCGCGCACGGCACCGGTGGCTCGCTCGGGCTGCGGCATGGAAGCGCGACGCTGATTTTGGAACGGGAGTGA
- the addA gene encoding double-strand break repair helicase AddA, which produces MTMADPAARADANQRLASDPLASAFVDASAGAGKTKLLTDRILRLMLAGTDPGKILCLTYTRAAAAEMAMRLNAVLAAWVRLDDAALDGALAGLGVEATPKTRVAARRLFARVLELPGGMRIATIHAFCQSVLRRFPLEAGLSPHFRLIEDGDAAAAMAASREAALAEIAGRAADEAALDYLAAFIDENGFSDLIARVSADAGRLAAFHRLGPAGQEAALRRVFGLTVRDEAELLAGAVRLPDEKQLRQSLQGIAARGSPSVRERAAKMLAWLSLSPPERTAQWSVWCGFFCNANGLPTAPSRLVNDKLRDAEPGLAAAVDAAQAHVLAIEDQRAALAQVAATAALVRLAGPVAAHYAAFKEEAGFLDYADLIDRTADLLAAERVGWVLYKLDGGLDHLLIDEAQDTAPAQWRIAQALSGEFFAGEGAREEQRTVFAVGDAKQSIYSFQGADPGALGPARDSWRAAVRHSGGTWREVPLDVSFRSTAPILQLVDAVFAEGEARCGVVAAGATLRHFAARAGAAGRVELWPLLGTPAEEGDEAEARPAPERLAVALATWIAGRLAQATPLPSRARPLRAGDILVLVRRRDGFSAALVRALKAHGVKIAGLDRLSLTDQPAVADLLTLCDVLLLPEDELSLAALLVSPLGGLSDESLMALALGRRDGLWPTLLARADERPEWRAAADFIKALRARVDFTTPYALLVEALGRLGGRARLYARLGPEAAEPVDECLAAARSYAATHPPSLQGFVHWLRGAGAEVKRAPEAAGDAVRIMTVHGAKGLQAPLVILPDTTRLPPVEKSPLFWRPDPLGASDVPLWSPRKDMRAALFSDAVQREKQFQKEEDNRLLYVALTRAEDWLVVCGWQGKRPASDASWYRQIALGMARLPGAVEAPCPELGGPDEQRIQVIETQQTAPAAAPEPAMAAPPSPLPGFVGRAPDWRPPPPPPEPAQPEPLAPSRPEGVEDGPLPAAASPLAIFAERAAGRGREAGIVRGRLIHRLLQHLPDLPPGRREAAARDFLGHPGHGLDPETARRLAKETLAVLEHPRLAPLFGPAGRAEVPITGWLATPAGGRVVGGLIDRLAVLPDHVLIADYKTNRAVPADMAATPRLYLRQMAAYRAILATIYPGREVVCALVWTAALRVDVLPAALLASHAPA; this is translated from the coding sequence ATGACGATGGCTGATCCGGCGGCTCGCGCTGACGCCAATCAGCGTCTGGCCTCCGACCCTCTGGCCTCGGCGTTCGTCGATGCTTCCGCCGGCGCGGGCAAGACCAAGCTTCTGACCGACCGCATTTTGCGCCTGATGCTGGCCGGCACCGATCCCGGCAAAATCCTCTGCCTCACCTATACCCGCGCCGCTGCCGCCGAAATGGCGATGCGGCTCAATGCCGTGCTCGCGGCCTGGGTTCGTCTCGATGACGCAGCACTCGATGGCGCCCTGGCCGGGCTTGGGGTCGAGGCGACCCCGAAGACGCGGGTGGCGGCGCGGCGGCTTTTTGCGCGCGTCTTGGAACTTCCCGGCGGGATGCGGATCGCGACCATCCATGCCTTCTGCCAATCCGTCTTGCGGCGCTTTCCGCTCGAAGCCGGGCTTTCGCCGCATTTCCGCCTGATCGAAGACGGCGACGCAGCGGCGGCGATGGCGGCCTCGCGCGAGGCGGCGCTCGCCGAAATCGCCGGGCGGGCGGCGGACGAGGCGGCGCTCGATTATCTCGCCGCCTTCATCGACGAAAACGGGTTTTCCGACTTGATCGCGCGCGTCAGCGCCGATGCCGGGCGTCTCGCGGCCTTTCACCGCCTCGGCCCGGCGGGGCAGGAGGCGGCGCTGCGCCGGGTTTTCGGCCTCACCGTCCGCGATGAGGCGGAACTCCTGGCCGGCGCCGTCCGTTTGCCCGACGAGAAGCAACTACGCCAGAGTTTACAAGGCATTGCCGCGCGTGGCTCGCCTTCCGTCCGGGAACGAGCGGCGAAAATGCTCGCATGGCTTTCACTTTCTCCCCCCGAACGGACCGCGCAATGGTCCGTCTGGTGCGGTTTTTTTTGTAATGCCAATGGCTTGCCAACGGCGCCGAGCCGCCTCGTCAACGACAAGCTGCGCGACGCCGAGCCCGGCCTTGCCGCCGCCGTCGATGCCGCGCAGGCGCATGTGCTGGCAATCGAGGATCAACGCGCGGCGCTGGCGCAGGTGGCGGCGACCGCTGCCCTTGTCCGCCTCGCCGGCCCGGTCGCCGCGCATTATGCCGCCTTCAAGGAGGAAGCGGGCTTTCTCGATTACGCCGATCTCATCGACCGCACCGCCGATCTGCTCGCCGCCGAGCGGGTCGGCTGGGTGCTTTACAAGCTCGATGGCGGGCTCGATCACCTGCTGATCGACGAGGCGCAGGATACCGCGCCGGCGCAATGGCGGATCGCGCAGGCCTTGAGCGGCGAATTCTTCGCCGGCGAGGGCGCGCGCGAAGAGCAGCGAACGGTGTTCGCGGTCGGCGATGCCAAACAGTCGATCTATTCCTTCCAAGGCGCTGATCCGGGCGCCCTCGGCCCCGCTCGCGACTCCTGGCGGGCGGCCGTCAGGCATTCCGGGGGAACCTGGCGCGAGGTGCCGCTCGATGTTTCGTTCCGCTCGACGGCGCCGATCCTGCAACTGGTCGATGCCGTGTTCGCCGAGGGCGAGGCGCGGTGCGGCGTGGTCGCGGCGGGGGCGACGCTCCGGCATTTCGCCGCGCGTGCCGGCGCCGCCGGGCGGGTCGAACTCTGGCCGCTGCTCGGCACGCCTGCGGAAGAGGGCGACGAGGCCGAGGCGAGACCGGCGCCGGAGCGGCTGGCGGTGGCACTCGCCACCTGGATCGCCGGCCGGCTCGCGCAAGCAACCCCACTCCCCTCCCGCGCCCGGCCGCTGCGCGCGGGCGATATTCTGGTGCTGGTGCGCCGTCGCGACGGGTTTTCGGCGGCTTTGGTGCGGGCCCTGAAAGCGCACGGGGTCAAAATCGCCGGGCTCGACCGTCTTTCGCTCACCGATCAGCCGGCAGTGGCTGATCTCTTGACCCTCTGCGACGTCTTGCTGTTGCCCGAAGATGAGCTGTCGCTCGCGGCGCTGCTCGTGAGCCCGCTCGGCGGGTTGAGCGATGAGAGTTTGATGGCGCTCGCGCTCGGGCGGCGCGACGGGCTATGGCCGACCCTGCTCGCCCGCGCCGATGAGCGGCCGGAATGGCGGGCGGCGGCGGATTTTATTAAGGCTTTGCGCGCCCGCGTCGATTTCACGACGCCCTATGCCCTGCTCGTCGAGGCGCTCGGGCGGCTCGGCGGGCGAGCGCGGCTCTATGCCCGGCTCGGTCCGGAAGCGGCGGAGCCGGTCGATGAATGCCTTGCTGCCGCCCGCAGCTATGCCGCGACCCATCCGCCCTCGCTGCAGGGCTTCGTCCACTGGCTGCGCGGCGCCGGCGCCGAGGTCAAGCGGGCGCCAGAGGCGGCTGGGGACGCGGTACGGATCATGACCGTCCACGGCGCCAAGGGCTTGCAGGCACCGCTCGTCATCCTCCCCGACACCACGCGCTTGCCACCGGTGGAAAAATCTCCCCTGTTCTGGCGGCCAGACCCGCTCGGCGCAAGCGACGTGCCGCTCTGGAGCCCGCGCAAGGATATGCGCGCGGCCCTGTTCTCGGATGCCGTGCAACGTGAGAAACAATTTCAAAAAGAAGAAGATAACCGCTTGCTTTACGTTGCGCTGACGCGCGCCGAGGATTGGCTGGTGGTTTGCGGCTGGCAGGGAAAAAGGCCGGCGTCTGACGCAAGCTGGTACCGGCAGATCGCGCTGGGGATGGCGCGGCTGCCCGGCGCCGTGGAAGCTCCCTGCCCCGAACTCGGCGGCCCGGATGAGCAACGCATTCAGGTCATCGAGACCCAACAGACCGCACCGGCCGCAGCCCCGGAGCCGGCCATGGCCGCGCCACCCTCGCCGCTGCCCGGCTTCGTTGGCCGCGCCCCGGACTGGCGGCCGCCGCCGCCGCCGCCCGAGCCCGCCCAGCCGGAGCCGCTGGCGCCGAGCCGGCCGGAAGGGGTAGAGGACGGGCCGCTTCCCGCCGCAGCCTCGCCGCTCGCCATCTTCGCCGAGCGGGCGGCAGGCCGCGGCCGGGAGGCCGGCATCGTCCGCGGCCGGTTGATCCACAGGCTGCTTCAGCACCTTCCCGATCTGCCGCCGGGGCGCCGAGAAGCGGCGGCGCGCGATTTTCTCGGCCACCCCGGCCACGGCCTCGATCCCGAAACCGCGCGCCGTCTCGCCAAAGAAACCCTCGCGGTGCTCGAACACCCGCGCCTTGCCCCCCTTTTCGGCCCCGCCGGCCGCGCCGAAGTGCCGATCACCGGCTGGCTTGCGACCCCAGCCGGCGGGCGCGTGGTCGGCGGCCTCATCGATCGGCTGGCCGTGCTCCCCGATCATGTGCTCATCGCCGACTATAAGACCAACCGCGCGGTGCCAGCAGATATGGCAGCAACGCCGCGCCTCTATCTTCGCCAGATGGCCGCTTATCGCGCGATCCTCGCGACGATCTACCCCGGACGGGAGGTGGTTTGCGCCCTGGTCTGGACCGCCGCCTTACGGGTCGATGTCCTGCCCGCGGCTCTTCTCGCGTCGCACGCCCCGGCCTGA
- the trxA gene encoding thioredoxin TrxA, translating to MSAHTKAVTDANFAAEVLKAPGPVLVDFWAEWCGPCRMVAPALEEIGQEYAGRLTVAKVNVDENPMTPNQYSVRGIPTMILFKDGKPAATQVGALPKSRLKAWIDSAI from the coding sequence ATGAGTGCACATACCAAAGCCGTCACCGATGCCAATTTCGCCGCCGAAGTGCTCAAGGCACCGGGGCCGGTTCTGGTCGATTTCTGGGCCGAATGGTGCGGCCCGTGCCGGATGGTCGCGCCGGCGCTGGAAGAGATCGGGCAGGAATATGCCGGGCGGCTGACCGTCGCCAAGGTGAATGTCGATGAAAACCCGATGACGCCGAACCAGTATTCGGTGCGCGGCATTCCGACCATGATTCTGTTCAAGGACGGCAAGCCGGCGGCAACGCAGGTTGGCGCGCTGCCCAAGTCACGGCTCAAGGCCTGGATCGACAGCGCGATTTAG